A stretch of Aedes aegypti strain LVP_AGWG chromosome 2, AaegL5.0 Primary Assembly, whole genome shotgun sequence DNA encodes these proteins:
- the LOC5577909 gene encoding zinc finger protein 267 — MDSGTEFRSLDDALKNLEPMVNPVRQYRNRKQQQQKKKKWKENYNGGATEEQVDHGGDTKLADVLSKITSVSSSEKVDRTKLIRTYNVKLRLKKPCLYKCFDCDVCFTNADFLELHEKSHGGITADTSSGGSSRNEIDLQQEQSLDESEMIVKQNAWFVGEDFDESDEQNGDDDEEEEGTIQLDCTVEEREDNFDITFDRTKCEKTYTVVKYKVRKDPVGKCELCERLFYTVETLQQHRLEHERFLNFEAIEPQIDIDSPSIEESTLVLDESFYRAETEDSDIMETSDSALEVAGRVESIRQGGLRNGEWKPATRRGSPPYRIPPREEVATIEGRFQCEICSRRFRFRPAYNVHLRTHSNSRPFQCVECNRRFISRTKLFLHSYGHSRIRRAALRCDACGATFGRPRQLLEHLQQRHEMPV; from the exons ATGGATTCCGGCACCGAGTTCCGCTCGCTGGACGATGCATTGAAGAACCTGGAACCGATGGTGAATCCCGTCCGACAGTATCGTAATCGGAAGCAACAAcaacagaagaagaagaagtggaaGGAAAATTACAATGGCGGAGCTACAGAGGAACAAGTAGATCACGGAGGGGACACAAAACTGGCCGATGTCCTGAGCAAGATAACCAGTGTGAGTAGCAGCGAAAAGGTCGACCGAACCAAGCTGATCCGGACTTACAACGTAAAACTGCGCCTCAAGAAACCCTGCCTGTACAAATGCTTCGATTGTGACGTTTGTTTCACGAATGCCGACTTTTTGGAACTGCACGAAAAGTCCCACGGCGGAATTACGGCGGACACGTCTTCCGGTGGATCGTCCCGGAACGAAATCGATCTGCAGCAGGAGCAATCGTTGGACGAGTCGGAAATGATCGTAAAACAGAACGCTTGGTTCGTCGGGGAAGATTTTGACGAAAGCGATGAACAAAATGGCGATGATGATGAGGAGGAGGAAGGAACGATCCAATTGGATTGCACCGTTGAGGAACGGGAGGACAACTTCGACATCACGTTCGATCGGACCAAGTGCGAGAAAACCTACACGGTCGTGAAGTACAAGGTCCGGAAGGATCCGGTCGGGAAATGCGAACTGTGCGAGCGGTTGTTCTACACGGTGGAAACGCTCCAGCAGCATCGGTTGGAACACGAACGGTTCCTGAACTTTGAGGCCATCGAGCCACAGATTGACATCGACTCGCCGAGCATCGAAGAAAGCACGCTGGTGCTGGACGAGAGCTTCTATCGAGCCGAAACGGAG GACAGTGATATAATGGAGACGAGTGACAGTGCTCTGGAGGTCGCTGGCAGGGTGGAATCAATCCGACAAGGTGGATTGCGTAACGGTGAGTGGAAACCGGCGACTCGTCGAGGCTCACCACCATATCGGATTCCTCCCCGGGAAGAAGTAGCAACCATCGAAGGGCGGTTCCAGTGTGAAATCTGTTCGAGGCGCTTTCGTTTCCGTCCGGCTTACAACGTGCACCTGCGAACCCACAGCAACAGCCGGCCGTTTCAGTGTGTCGAGTGCAACCGGAGGTTTATTTCCAGGACGAAACTGTTTCTGCATTCGTACGGACACAGCCGGATCCGAAGGGCAGCGTTGCGGTGCGATGCCTGCGGGGCCACGTTTGGTCGACCGCGTCAATTGTTGGAACATCTGCAGCAGAGACACGAGATGCCAGTTTAG